The following are from one region of the Polynucleobacter sp. MWH-CaK5 genome:
- the priB gene encoding primosomal replication protein N, which produces MNHFILTAALVAREALRYTPAGVPVIECLLEHSGEVQEAGHARLIKMSLEAMAIGTVHQKLDQMELGRLARFEGFLTHKSLRSQRLVFHITHIEL; this is translated from the coding sequence TTGAATCATTTCATCCTAACAGCCGCCCTTGTCGCTCGGGAAGCTCTTAGATATACCCCTGCTGGAGTCCCTGTGATTGAATGCCTACTAGAACATAGTGGCGAAGTTCAAGAAGCAGGACATGCAAGGTTAATCAAAATGAGTCTTGAAGCGATGGCCATCGGAACAGTGCATCAAAAACTGGATCAGATGGAGTTGGGGAGGTTGGCTAGATTTGAGGGATTCTTAACTCATAAAAGCCTGCGCAGTCAGCGACTCGTCTTTCATATCACGCATATTGAATTGTAA
- the rpsR gene encoding 30S ribosomal protein S18: MAFVKKGDDRKNKRPAQNPLFKRKRFCRFTAANVDQIDYKDVDTLRDFIGENGKITPARLTGTKALYQRQLETAIKRARFLALMPFTDQHKK, translated from the coding sequence ATGGCATTTGTAAAAAAAGGTGATGACCGCAAGAACAAGCGTCCAGCACAAAACCCATTATTTAAACGTAAGCGTTTTTGCCGCTTCACAGCTGCAAACGTTGACCAAATTGATTACAAAGATGTAGACACACTACGTGACTTCATCGGCGAAAACGGCAAGATCACTCCTGCTCGTTTGACTGGTACAAAAGCTTTGTATCAACGCCAATTAGAGACAGCTATCAAGCGCGCTCGTTTTTTAGCCTTGATGCCTTTCACTGACCAACATAAGAAATAA
- a CDS encoding inorganic phosphate transporter, with translation MTPVEMSIWVVALLVGLALLFDFMNGFHDAANSIATVVSTGVLKPQHAVAMAAFFNFIAILVFQLKVAATVGKGTIDPSIVDHYVIFGALVGAIAWNIITWWGGIPSSSSHALIGGLVGAALAKSGPTALITAGVLKTVAFILVSPLMGFILGSLLMLLFSWLCFRMSPAHVDRWFRRLQLVSASMYSLGHGGNDAQKTIGIIWLLLLTGGYMSTTDSSPPTWVIVSCYVAIGLGTLFGGWRIVKTMGQKITKLKPFGGFCAETGGAMTLFMAGALGIPVSTTHTITGAIVGVGSARRMSSVRWGLAGSIVWAWVLTIPASGLMAAAAWWIGKQIL, from the coding sequence ATGACTCCAGTGGAAATGAGTATTTGGGTTGTAGCCTTATTAGTGGGCTTGGCCTTGCTATTCGATTTTATGAATGGCTTCCATGATGCTGCTAATTCAATTGCCACAGTTGTATCGACTGGGGTTTTAAAGCCACAGCATGCAGTTGCTATGGCCGCATTTTTTAACTTCATTGCTATCTTGGTGTTTCAGCTAAAGGTTGCTGCCACGGTAGGCAAGGGCACGATTGATCCATCGATTGTTGACCACTATGTGATCTTTGGGGCTTTAGTTGGAGCAATTGCCTGGAACATCATCACTTGGTGGGGCGGTATTCCTTCAAGCTCATCTCACGCTTTGATTGGTGGCTTGGTCGGTGCGGCATTAGCAAAGTCTGGTCCAACAGCATTAATCACTGCTGGCGTGCTTAAAACCGTTGCATTTATCTTAGTTTCTCCTTTGATGGGTTTTATATTGGGATCCTTGTTGATGCTCCTGTTCTCCTGGCTCTGCTTCAGAATGTCACCAGCCCACGTTGATCGCTGGTTCAGGAGATTACAGTTGGTCTCTGCATCAATGTACAGCTTGGGTCATGGCGGTAATGATGCTCAAAAAACCATCGGTATTATTTGGTTACTGTTGTTAACTGGTGGGTACATGTCAACAACTGATTCATCACCTCCAACTTGGGTGATTGTTTCTTGTTATGTAGCGATTGGTTTAGGTACTTTGTTTGGTGGCTGGCGCATTGTTAAAACCATGGGTCAAAAAATCACCAAGTTAAAACCATTTGGGGGATTCTGTGCTGAAACTGGTGGCGCTATGACCTTGTTCATGGCCGGTGCCTTAGGTATTCCAGTATCAACCACGCACACCATCACTGGCGCAATTGTTGGTGTTGGTTCTGCCCGCCGTATGTCATCTGTTCGTTGGGGATTGGCTGGCAGCATTGTTTGGGCTTGGGTTTTGACAATTCCAGCATCAGGCTTGATGGCTGCTGCGGCATGGTGGATTGGTAAGCAAATTCTCTAA
- the rplI gene encoding 50S ribosomal protein L9: MQIILLEKVANLGNLGDVVRVKDGFARNFLIPQRMARRATAAAIAEFESKRAELEKLAAEKLAAAQAVGAKLGGLVLEIRQKAGVDGRLFGSVTNHDVADALKAKGFTIEKASVRMPTGPLKIVGDHPLSVAVHTDVVVEITVQVIGEQA; this comes from the coding sequence ATGCAAATTATTCTCCTAGAAAAAGTAGCTAACCTCGGTAACTTGGGCGACGTTGTTCGCGTTAAAGACGGTTTCGCACGTAACTTTTTGATCCCACAACGCATGGCTCGCCGTGCTACAGCTGCAGCGATTGCTGAGTTTGAATCTAAGCGCGCTGAATTAGAGAAGCTAGCTGCTGAGAAATTGGCTGCTGCTCAAGCTGTTGGCGCTAAGTTGGGTGGTCTTGTTCTTGAAATCAGACAAAAAGCTGGCGTTGATGGCCGTTTGTTTGGTTCAGTAACAAACCATGACGTTGCTGACGCTTTGAAAGCCAAAGGTTTCACGATTGAGAAAGCTTCAGTTCGTATGCCTACAGGTCCATTGAAGATTGTTGGTGACCATCCGTTATCAGTTGCTGTTCACACAGACGTAGTTGTTGAAATTACTGTCCAAGTGATTGGCGAGCAAGCTTAA
- a CDS encoding C40 family peptidase: protein MQQTLFNQSWLKKARKFSPSFSLCFEQSKRSLLIFGSCSILTACASLPRFSSLPDFDKEVSAGLEDISIAAIGLVGVPYRYGGNTPKSGFDCSGLIAYVYKNAANKQMPRTTDEIGKVGQSLGNQTPAPGDLVFFNTQGGPHSHVGIYVGKGRFVHAPSKGGTVRLEKITSPYWSNRYTEARRVVQK, encoded by the coding sequence ATGCAGCAGACGCTCTTTAATCAATCATGGCTTAAGAAGGCGAGGAAGTTCTCGCCTTCTTTTTCATTGTGCTTTGAACAAAGCAAAAGAAGCTTATTGATATTTGGCAGCTGCAGCATTTTGACTGCGTGCGCAAGCTTGCCGAGATTTTCATCACTGCCTGATTTTGATAAAGAAGTCAGCGCTGGCCTTGAAGATATTTCGATTGCGGCGATTGGTTTGGTTGGTGTTCCTTATCGTTACGGTGGCAACACCCCTAAAAGTGGTTTTGATTGCAGCGGCTTAATTGCTTATGTTTATAAGAATGCCGCCAACAAACAAATGCCGCGAACAACCGATGAAATTGGCAAAGTTGGTCAATCATTGGGCAACCAAACCCCTGCCCCAGGCGATTTGGTATTTTTTAATACCCAAGGTGGTCCGCACTCGCATGTTGGCATTTACGTCGGCAAAGGACGCTTTGTGCATGCCCCATCCAAAGGTGGCACTGTGCGCTTAGAGAAAATCACATCGCCTTACTGGTCCAACAGATATACCGAGGCCAGGCGCGTTGTGCAGAAGTAA
- the rpsF gene encoding 30S ribosomal protein S6 yields the protein MRHYEIVFIVHPDQSEQVPAMVEKYTSTITTQGGKVHRVEDWGRRQMAYMIDKLAKAHYVCMNIECGQTTLDELEHGFKFNDAVLRHLVIKTKKAETEPSIMMKQVEREEARKALQATEAPAA from the coding sequence ATGCGTCATTACGAAATCGTTTTTATCGTCCATCCGGACCAAAGCGAGCAAGTACCTGCCATGGTTGAAAAGTACACAAGTACTATTACAACTCAAGGTGGCAAAGTTCACCGCGTTGAAGACTGGGGTCGTCGTCAGATGGCTTACATGATCGACAAACTTGCTAAAGCTCACTACGTTTGCATGAACATCGAGTGCGGTCAAACGACTCTTGATGAACTTGAGCACGGCTTTAAGTTCAACGATGCTGTATTGCGTCACTTGGTTATCAAGACAAAGAAAGCTGAAACAGAGCCTTCAATCATGATGAAGCAAGTTGAACGTGAAGAAGCTCGTAAAGCTCTTCAAGCAACGGAGGCGCCTGCTGCCTAA
- a CDS encoding PhoH family protein codes for MPLPPIPTQAADKVNISRQPKAELKKRPKRIEIEEVDEVTELVESSVSLDLEADDSQSLADIAIEKMRAPSKSNKKSSAPTAKSATRLRKIPDDGIIRLFVLDTNVLMHDPSALFRFEEHDVYLPMMTLEELDNHKKGMSEVARNARTVSRSLDQLVANTSGVLEEGIPLNKLGNKDATGSLYFQTQLNSITLPDGLPTGKADNMILGVVRELQQSRKDRQVVLVSKDINMRIKARALGLPAEDYFNDQVLEDRDLMYAGILQLPVDFWPKHGKDMESWSDAKSGTMFYRVTGPTVAHMMVNQFVYQENSDGGTPFYAQVREVQGRTALLQTLRDFSHQKNNVWSITARNREQNFAMNLLMNPDIDFVTLLGQAGTGKTLLALAAALEQVLDSKRYNEIIITRATVPVGEDIGFLPGTEEEKMQPWMGAFDDNLEVLHRNEDGAGEWGRAATQELIRSRIKVKSMNFMRGRTFVSKFLIIDEAQNLTPKQMKTLVTRAGPGTKIVCLGNIAQIDTPYLTEGSSGLTYVVDRFKGWRHSGHVTLARGERSRLADHAADAL; via the coding sequence ATGCCTCTGCCACCAATCCCCACTCAAGCAGCAGATAAAGTAAACATCAGCCGTCAACCAAAAGCAGAGTTAAAGAAACGTCCAAAAAGAATTGAAATTGAAGAAGTAGATGAAGTAACAGAATTAGTAGAAAGCTCAGTCAGCCTAGACCTAGAAGCGGATGACTCGCAATCATTGGCAGACATTGCCATTGAAAAAATGCGCGCTCCAAGTAAATCTAACAAGAAATCATCTGCTCCAACAGCCAAGAGCGCAACACGCCTTAGAAAAATACCTGATGATGGCATCATCCGCCTGTTTGTTCTTGATACAAACGTGTTGATGCATGACCCTTCAGCCCTGTTCCGCTTCGAAGAGCACGATGTTTATCTGCCAATGATGACGCTTGAAGAGTTGGATAACCACAAAAAGGGTATGAGTGAAGTTGCTCGCAATGCCCGAACCGTGAGTCGCTCACTTGATCAATTAGTAGCTAACACCAGTGGTGTTCTAGAGGAAGGTATTCCTCTAAATAAATTAGGCAATAAAGATGCCACAGGTAGCCTGTACTTCCAGACTCAACTTAACAGTATCACCCTGCCCGATGGTCTACCAACCGGTAAAGCAGACAACATGATCCTAGGCGTTGTGCGAGAGCTTCAGCAAAGCCGTAAAGATCGACAAGTGGTGTTGGTATCAAAAGATATCAATATGCGTATCAAAGCCCGCGCTTTGGGCTTGCCTGCAGAAGATTACTTCAACGACCAAGTGCTTGAAGACCGTGACTTGATGTACGCAGGAATACTTCAGTTGCCTGTAGATTTTTGGCCAAAGCATGGCAAAGATATGGAGAGCTGGAGTGATGCCAAGTCAGGAACAATGTTCTATCGAGTCACTGGCCCAACCGTTGCTCACATGATGGTCAATCAGTTTGTCTATCAAGAAAACTCTGATGGCGGCACTCCCTTTTATGCCCAAGTCAGAGAAGTACAAGGAAGAACTGCACTCCTTCAAACCTTGCGTGATTTCTCTCACCAAAAGAACAATGTTTGGAGCATCACCGCACGTAATCGCGAACAGAATTTTGCGATGAACTTGCTCATGAACCCTGATATTGATTTTGTTACTTTATTGGGTCAAGCTGGTACTGGTAAGACTCTATTGGCCCTGGCTGCAGCCCTTGAGCAAGTCTTGGATAGCAAGCGCTACAACGAAATCATCATCACCCGAGCCACAGTACCAGTTGGCGAAGACATTGGATTCTTACCAGGTACTGAGGAAGAAAAGATGCAGCCATGGATGGGTGCATTTGATGACAACTTGGAAGTGCTTCATCGCAATGAAGATGGCGCTGGCGAATGGGGTCGAGCAGCAACCCAAGAATTGATCCGCTCCAGAATCAAAGTGAAGAGCATGAACTTTATGCGTGGTCGCACATTTGTGAGTAAGTTTTTGATCATTGATGAAGCGCAAAACTTAACGCCTAAACAAATGAAGACCTTGGTAACTCGTGCTGGCCCAGGAACCAAGATCGTTTGCTTGGGTAACATCGCTCAGATTGATACACCTTACCTCACAGAAGGTTCATCAGGCTTAACTTATGTGGTGGATCGTTTCAAAGGTTGGCGTCACAGCGGTCATGTGACCTTGGCACGCGGAGAGCGTTCACGTCTTGCGGATCATGCAGCAGACGCTCTTTAA
- a CDS encoding peroxiredoxin, translated as MSVALGKPIPYFEIPATSGLVFTPTACQGRKVVMYFYPKDSTPGCTVESMEFRDAIDDFTKANTLIVGISRDNLKSHENFKRKIELPFELLADTEETLCQMFGVMKMKNMYGKQVRGIERSTFLIDEEGVLRHEWRGLKIPGHVQDVLKAAIDL; from the coding sequence ATGAGCGTAGCACTTGGTAAACCAATCCCCTACTTTGAGATTCCAGCAACCAGCGGTCTGGTTTTCACTCCAACCGCTTGTCAGGGTCGCAAAGTGGTCATGTATTTCTATCCAAAAGATTCAACCCCTGGTTGTACCGTTGAATCAATGGAGTTCAGAGATGCGATTGATGATTTCACAAAAGCCAACACCTTGATTGTCGGCATCTCTAGAGATAACCTCAAGTCACACGAGAACTTCAAAAGAAAGATTGAACTACCTTTTGAGTTACTGGCAGACACCGAAGAAACTCTTTGCCAAATGTTTGGCGTCATGAAAATGAAGAACATGTACGGCAAGCAAGTTCGCGGCATCGAGCGCAGCACATTCCTAATTGATGAAGAAGGTGTTTTGCGTCACGAATGGCGTGGACTCAAGATTCCTGGACACGTTCAAGATGTTTTAAAGGCTGCCATCGATTTATGA
- the dnaB gene encoding replicative DNA helicase → MVDLAVQALKVPPHSVEAEQSVLGGLLLDNSAWDRVGDILTEKDFYRPDHGLIYRVIGKLASEGMPADVITVAEAMKTQGGGESIGIDYLNALAQSTPSASNIRGYAEIVRDRSVLRRLIQTSDQIAGTAFTPEGRSVRTILDEAESRILAIGEEGNRGKTDYFEIAPLLTEVVSRIDELYHRQGSTDVTGVATSFVDLDRQTSGLQKGDLIIVAGRPSMGKTSFAVNIAENVALKEGLPVLIFSMEMGASQLASRILGSVGRIDQSRMRTGKLSEDEWPKITEAISRLNEASIMIDETGALSSLELRARARRIARKCGTLGLIVVDYLQLMSGNSGGGSSENRATEISEISRSLKSLAKELQCPVIALSQLNRGLEQRPNKRPIMSDLRESGAIEQDADVILFIYRDEVYHADTTTDKGIAEIICAKQRNGPIGTVKLSWQGQFTKFDNLALGQGQSSGGYEPF, encoded by the coding sequence ATGGTTGATTTAGCTGTACAAGCTTTAAAAGTACCTCCGCATTCCGTCGAGGCCGAGCAATCGGTACTCGGCGGTTTGCTTTTGGACAACTCCGCCTGGGATCGGGTGGGGGATATCCTCACGGAAAAAGATTTCTACCGTCCTGATCATGGTTTGATTTATCGCGTCATTGGCAAGTTGGCCAGTGAAGGCATGCCAGCAGACGTGATCACGGTCGCAGAGGCCATGAAAACCCAAGGTGGTGGTGAGTCGATTGGTATTGATTACCTCAATGCCTTGGCTCAATCAACGCCCAGTGCCTCAAATATTCGTGGTTACGCTGAAATTGTGCGTGACCGCAGCGTTCTACGTCGCTTAATTCAAACTTCAGACCAAATCGCTGGCACTGCATTCACTCCCGAAGGTCGTTCAGTTAGAACCATCTTGGATGAGGCTGAATCCAGAATCTTGGCGATTGGCGAAGAGGGTAACCGCGGCAAAACAGATTATTTTGAAATTGCCCCATTGTTGACTGAAGTGGTGAGCCGCATTGATGAACTCTATCACCGTCAAGGTTCAACCGATGTGACAGGTGTGGCAACGAGCTTTGTGGATTTAGATCGTCAAACCAGTGGCCTACAAAAGGGTGACTTGATCATTGTGGCCGGTCGTCCATCGATGGGTAAAACCAGTTTCGCGGTCAATATTGCTGAGAACGTTGCCCTCAAAGAAGGTTTGCCTGTATTGATTTTCTCTATGGAGATGGGCGCCTCACAGTTAGCCTCCCGTATTTTGGGTTCTGTTGGTCGTATTGACCAATCACGCATGAGAACTGGTAAGTTGTCTGAAGATGAGTGGCCAAAGATCACTGAAGCCATTTCTCGTTTGAATGAAGCCAGCATAATGATTGATGAGACTGGTGCATTGAGCAGTCTTGAGCTTCGCGCCCGAGCCAGACGTATTGCCCGCAAATGCGGCACACTCGGTTTGATCGTGGTGGATTACCTTCAATTGATGAGTGGTAACAGTGGTGGCGGTAGTTCTGAAAACCGCGCGACTGAAATTTCAGAAATCTCCAGATCTCTAAAATCATTGGCCAAAGAGTTGCAGTGCCCAGTGATTGCTTTATCTCAGTTAAACCGTGGTCTAGAACAGCGTCCAAACAAACGCCCAATCATGTCTGATTTGCGTGAATCTGGTGCTATTGAGCAAGATGCCGACGTTATTTTGTTTATTTATCGTGATGAGGTTTATCACGCAGATACAACAACGGATAAGGGCATTGCTGAAATCATTTGCGCCAAGCAGCGTAATGGTCCGATTGGCACCGTGAAGCTCAGCTGGCAGGGTCAATTCACTAAGTTTGATAACTTGGCATTGGGTCAAGGCCAGTCATCTGGCGGATACGAACCCTTCTAA
- a CDS encoding DUF47 domain-containing protein yields MLGRFMPKEENFFELFNEHIALCVQGSKDLYKLINDLPNAPEHARAIQASEKKADKITHETIDLLHKTFITPLDRDEIHKLITTMDDILDLMEDVAEVIQLYDVTQVTPEAVELARICEACCERVNAAVTKLHDMKNAKDILRISTEIDMLESDADRVMRSALSKLFREENDFKRLMKLKAVYELLETITDKCEDVANILEGIVLENA; encoded by the coding sequence ATGCTCGGTCGATTCATGCCTAAAGAAGAGAATTTCTTCGAGTTATTCAACGAACATATTGCGCTTTGCGTTCAGGGGTCTAAAGACCTTTATAAGCTCATCAATGACTTACCAAATGCCCCAGAGCACGCTCGTGCGATTCAGGCATCTGAGAAAAAAGCGGACAAAATTACCCACGAAACCATTGATTTGCTTCATAAGACCTTCATTACTCCATTGGATCGCGATGAAATCCATAAGTTGATTACCACGATGGATGATATTTTGGACTTGATGGAAGATGTGGCTGAAGTTATTCAGCTATACGATGTAACTCAAGTTACTCCAGAGGCTGTTGAATTAGCCCGAATTTGTGAAGCCTGTTGCGAAAGAGTTAATGCTGCAGTAACCAAGCTGCATGACATGAAAAACGCCAAGGATATTTTGCGAATTTCGACTGAAATTGACATGCTTGAGTCTGATGCTGACCGGGTGATGCGTTCTGCGTTATCTAAATTATTCCGCGAGGAAAATGATTTCAAACGCTTGATGAAGTTAAAAGCGGTTTATGAGTTACTTGAAACCATCACTGATAAATGTGAGGATGTGGCGAACATCCTTGAAGGCATTGTTCTGGAAAACGCGTAA